A part of Aerosakkonema funiforme FACHB-1375 genomic DNA contains:
- a CDS encoding penicillin acylase family protein: protein MKNKLIKALKIVGTGVLAVTAIAGGLAFYTVRKSWPQETGTIKISGLKDKVEVFRDKWGVPHIYASNQHDLFMTQGYIHAQDRFWQMDFWRHIGSGRLAEMFGKSQLDTDKFLRTLGWARVAQQELAQLDPNTKAILQAYADGVNAYLKDRQDGAISLEYTILKQLNPKYQPEPWQPLHSLTWVKVMALDLSTSFDNEIQNAIFSKSLTSSQLNDLFLPYPKKHPLIVPNPNNANSFDKTALVNPDAPAVDSALQPIAKQLNTLNGLLGKTRNGIGSNSWVISGKRSATGKPILANDPHLGIQMPSIWYQVGLHCTAKTSDCPYKVNGFSFAGMPGVVIGHNDRIAWGFTNVDPDVADLYIEKINPNNPNQYEVNGKWVDMKLVKENIQIAGGDSLSLTVRYTRHGPILSDTYKDLENFNQKTSINLPQNYAIALRWTALEPGNSFRAIFNINRVQNWNEFRNTAREFDVPSQNLIYADIDGNIGYQMPGKIPIRASGNGRYPVPGWTDNYEWKGYLPFSQLPFAFNPPQGYIVTANNAVVGQNYPYSIAQDWDYGFRAKRIVEMIESQKAPISVTYFQQMQGDNKNLNAENLVPILLKIPLNDDRLKRVRNIWVGWDFQDNMDLAAPALFAAFWKHLLADTFHDDLPQDYWPDGEDNWFEIVGRLVRQPNSRWWDNKTTPEIENRDRIFQQAFTKAVDELERTLGKDPTKWRWGNLHTATFRNATLGKSGIAPIEALFNRGPFPTSGGGSIVNATGWDASKSFEVVWLPSMRTIVDLSNLQNTLSIHPPGQSGHAFHPNYDNAIELWRKTQYYPMLWERSAVEANSKAHLTLTPK from the coding sequence ATGAAAAATAAATTAATTAAAGCACTCAAAATTGTCGGTACAGGTGTCCTCGCAGTAACAGCTATAGCTGGCGGTTTGGCTTTTTATACTGTTCGTAAATCCTGGCCGCAAGAAACAGGCACTATTAAAATATCCGGTTTAAAAGATAAAGTAGAAGTTTTTCGAGATAAATGGGGAGTCCCCCATATTTATGCCTCCAACCAACACGATTTATTCATGACACAGGGCTATATCCACGCACAGGATCGCTTCTGGCAAATGGATTTTTGGCGGCATATCGGTTCGGGTCGCCTAGCAGAAATGTTCGGCAAATCTCAACTAGATACCGATAAGTTTTTGCGGACATTGGGATGGGCGCGGGTAGCACAACAAGAGTTAGCACAACTCGATCCCAACACCAAAGCAATCTTGCAAGCTTATGCAGATGGAGTTAATGCTTATCTCAAAGATCGCCAAGACGGTGCTATTAGTTTAGAATACACTATCCTCAAACAATTAAATCCAAAATATCAGCCCGAACCTTGGCAACCTCTCCACAGTTTAACCTGGGTGAAAGTGATGGCATTGGATCTCAGCACCAGTTTTGATAATGAAATTCAAAATGCTATTTTTTCCAAAAGTTTAACGTCATCTCAATTGAATGACCTGTTTCTTCCTTATCCCAAAAAGCATCCCCTAATTGTTCCCAATCCAAATAATGCTAATAGTTTTGATAAAACTGCTTTAGTTAATCCTGACGCTCCGGCAGTTGATTCTGCCTTACAGCCGATCGCCAAACAGCTTAACACTTTAAACGGCTTATTAGGGAAAACCCGAAATGGCATCGGTTCAAATAGTTGGGTGATTTCAGGTAAGCGCAGCGCCACAGGTAAGCCTATCTTGGCAAACGATCCTCACTTGGGCATTCAAATGCCTTCGATTTGGTATCAAGTCGGTTTACATTGCACTGCCAAAACATCTGATTGTCCCTACAAAGTTAACGGTTTTTCCTTTGCGGGAATGCCGGGAGTTGTCATCGGTCATAACGATCGCATTGCTTGGGGTTTTACCAATGTCGATCCAGATGTGGCCGATTTGTATATTGAGAAAATCAATCCCAATAATCCCAATCAGTACGAAGTTAATGGGAAATGGGTTGATATGAAACTCGTCAAAGAAAATATCCAAATCGCTGGCGGCGATTCCCTTTCCCTGACAGTGCGTTACACCCGTCACGGGCCGATTCTCTCAGACACTTATAAGGATCTGGAAAATTTTAATCAAAAAACTAGCATAAATCTACCCCAAAATTACGCGATCGCTCTGCGTTGGACAGCGCTGGAACCGGGCAATAGCTTCCGGGCAATTTTCAATATTAACCGCGTCCAAAATTGGAATGAATTTCGCAATACTGCACGAGAATTTGATGTGCCGTCCCAAAATCTCATTTATGCAGATATTGATGGCAATATTGGGTATCAAATGCCCGGAAAAATCCCCATTCGCGCTAGTGGCAACGGGCGCTATCCCGTGCCCGGTTGGACTGACAATTATGAATGGAAAGGTTACCTTCCTTTTTCGCAACTTCCCTTCGCTTTTAACCCGCCCCAAGGTTATATCGTCACCGCCAACAATGCGGTAGTTGGACAAAATTACCCATATTCGATCGCACAAGATTGGGATTACGGTTTCCGCGCTAAGCGAATTGTGGAGATGATCGAGTCACAAAAAGCTCCCATTTCTGTAACCTATTTTCAGCAGATGCAAGGGGATAATAAGAATTTAAATGCCGAAAATTTAGTACCGATTTTGCTAAAAATTCCTTTAAATGACGATCGCTTAAAGCGGGTACGCAATATTTGGGTAGGTTGGGATTTCCAAGACAATATGGATTTGGCTGCCCCGGCTTTGTTTGCGGCTTTTTGGAAGCACCTTTTAGCTGACACATTTCACGACGATTTACCTCAAGATTATTGGCCAGACGGTGAAGATAATTGGTTTGAAATAGTAGGTCGCTTGGTGCGGCAACCGAATAGCCGTTGGTGGGATAATAAAACAACGCCTGAGATTGAAAATCGCGATCGCATTTTCCAACAAGCTTTTACCAAAGCAGTGGATGAATTGGAACGCACCTTGGGTAAAGACCCGACTAAATGGCGTTGGGGCAATTTACACACCGCCACTTTCCGCAATGCTACTCTAGGCAAATCAGGAATTGCTCCCATTGAAGCACTGTTCAATCGCGGGCCATTTCCTACTTCAGGGGGCGGTTCAATTGTCAATGCCACAGGTTGGGATGCCAGCAAATCCTTTGAGGTGGTATGGTTACCTTCGATGCGAACGATCGTCGATTTGAGCAATTTGCAAAACACCCTCAGCATCCACCCTCCCGGACAATCCGGTCATGCTTTTCATCCCAACTACGATAATGCGATCGAACTTTGGCGAAAGACTCAATATTATCCCATGCTTTGGGAACGCAGTGCAGTGGAAGCTAATAGCAAAGCTCACCTAACACTAACTCCGAAGTGA
- a CDS encoding plasmid replication protein, CyRepA1 family, producing the protein MRPLSLDPEHFRELVSCSGIDCKLAALNFISLTADAVVDRLWISPAMCSAGIQHSSWLRRHAFIAAGGWWCSGLDPLNNWREMKWGCYKPNRPRLNKKGKSIKYEHPPKTPTRVFCLRVPLHVWQQVSRRYNVAMPENIVITETGEALGFWQWVVAEKIPVIICEGAKKAAALLSQGYAAIALPGISNGYRSSKDFQGNVISRQLIPEFLPFTEKVRTFYICFDYETKPKTLRAVNNAIAQLGKLFNDKSCSVKVIRLPGMEKGVDDFIVAQGAAAFELVYRASADCETDIAKTKPHTELSYAIALTLNRPYLENLPFPASGLVGVKSAKGTGKTTALLPLIEAAKKRGQPILLLTHRIQLGQFLCEKIGVKWGIGHGNHRRDAETSYRCEEIRQSLPMPQTRSLGLCIDSIWKLNPSQWQGAIVILDEVEQCLWHLLNSNTCKEKRILILRVFQQLIATVLQSGGLVIAQDADLSDLSLDYLKGLSGIEISPWVAVNEWQCDRGWDVTFYDTPNPTLLIQQLEVDLIAGKKCYVTTDSRSGRYSCETIDRYIKQRLEQLIHKYPKTLVVSSQTTRTSGHEAVNFVEDINKKALEYDAVFVTPSLGTGVSIDGEHFDRVYGIFQGVIPDWEARQALARVRANMPRFIWCAKRGIGSIGCGSKNYRVLSEWYQENHKENLALMSPLYKVDVDLPFVCDPIHLRIWAKLAARVNGSIALYRQSMLEGLMAEKHRVNVISDVSPTDIVRDLRMALIATNSADLEIRKNLVLQIVKVQKEFYERSQKSKSIKKQIKRIRTQAEFQSACAVACACDISHKEYDRLLGKRSLTDDEQNQIDKYILRQRYGVEVTPQLKLRDDKGYYSQLLLHYYLTHESEYFRIRDFQEWHLQLYRGEGKVFLPDINVYTLKVEALLALGVQQFLEQEREFRQTDADLIRLKETAFRYSKQIKKTIGINIPMETERYTVTSIKLANKLLSLLGLKLEYFKVDEVQGNQTKVYRIAPEILDDGREEIFQLWHKRDTLILETLSQRRLDLESRSHFGVSVR; encoded by the coding sequence ATGCGTCCACTCAGTTTAGACCCGGAACACTTTCGAGAATTAGTATCGTGCAGCGGCATTGACTGCAAGCTTGCCGCGCTGAATTTCATTTCGCTGACAGCAGATGCTGTCGTGGATCGTTTGTGGATATCGCCTGCTATGTGTAGTGCGGGGATACAACACAGCAGCTGGCTTCGTCGCCACGCTTTTATCGCTGCGGGAGGCTGGTGGTGTTCGGGACTCGACCCGCTCAACAATTGGCGCGAGATGAAGTGGGGGTGCTATAAGCCAAATCGTCCCAGGCTCAACAAAAAGGGCAAGTCAATCAAGTACGAACATCCCCCCAAAACACCGACGCGGGTTTTTTGTTTGCGGGTACCTTTGCACGTTTGGCAGCAGGTTTCTCGGCGCTACAACGTTGCCATGCCAGAGAATATTGTTATTACAGAAACTGGGGAAGCGCTGGGATTTTGGCAGTGGGTAGTCGCAGAAAAAATTCCTGTAATTATCTGCGAAGGTGCGAAGAAAGCAGCTGCTTTGTTGAGTCAAGGATATGCGGCGATCGCATTACCGGGAATCAGTAACGGCTACCGATCGAGCAAAGATTTTCAAGGTAATGTTATTTCTCGGCAGTTAATACCGGAGTTTCTCCCATTTACTGAGAAAGTACGCACATTTTATATTTGCTTTGATTATGAAACTAAACCCAAGACGCTCCGGGCAGTTAACAATGCGATCGCACAACTCGGTAAACTTTTCAATGACAAATCTTGTTCGGTAAAAGTTATCCGACTTCCGGGAATGGAAAAAGGTGTTGATGATTTTATCGTTGCCCAAGGTGCTGCTGCTTTCGAGTTAGTTTATCGAGCTAGCGCCGACTGTGAAACCGATATTGCCAAAACCAAACCCCATACCGAGTTAAGCTATGCGATCGCATTAACTCTCAATCGTCCCTATCTGGAAAATCTGCCTTTTCCCGCATCTGGATTAGTGGGAGTTAAGTCTGCCAAAGGTACGGGAAAAACCACCGCGCTTTTACCGCTTATAGAAGCAGCGAAAAAAAGAGGTCAGCCGATCTTATTGCTTACCCACAGAATCCAATTAGGACAGTTTTTGTGCGAGAAAATCGGGGTGAAATGGGGCATAGGGCATGGGAATCATCGCCGTGACGCGGAAACAAGCTACAGGTGTGAAGAAATAAGACAGTCTCTGCCAATGCCCCAGACGCGATCGCTTGGACTTTGCATCGATTCAATTTGGAAGTTAAACCCGTCGCAATGGCAGGGTGCGATCGTCATTTTGGATGAAGTCGAACAATGTTTGTGGCATCTCCTCAACAGCAACACTTGCAAGGAAAAAAGAATCTTAATTTTAAGAGTATTTCAGCAATTAATTGCTACCGTATTGCAAAGTGGCGGTTTAGTGATTGCCCAAGATGCCGATTTATCAGATTTATCCCTAGATTATCTCAAAGGACTGTCTGGAATTGAGATTTCGCCGTGGGTGGCGGTGAATGAATGGCAATGCGATCGCGGTTGGGATGTCACTTTTTACGATACCCCAAACCCAACATTGCTAATTCAACAGTTGGAAGTTGACTTAATTGCGGGGAAAAAGTGTTATGTTACTACCGATAGTCGCTCTGGGCGTTACAGTTGCGAAACGATCGATCGCTACATCAAACAGCGTTTGGAACAGTTGATCCATAAATATCCCAAAACGCTAGTAGTCAGCAGTCAAACAACCCGCACATCCGGTCACGAAGCGGTAAATTTTGTCGAAGATATCAATAAAAAAGCTTTGGAATATGACGCTGTTTTCGTCACTCCCAGTCTGGGTACTGGTGTGAGTATTGATGGGGAACATTTCGATCGCGTTTATGGTATCTTTCAAGGAGTAATTCCAGATTGGGAAGCGCGACAAGCTTTAGCGAGAGTGCGTGCTAATATGCCGCGATTTATCTGGTGTGCCAAACGCGGTATCGGTTCGATCGGTTGTGGCAGTAAAAATTACCGCGTGCTATCGGAATGGTATCAGGAAAATCACAAGGAAAATTTAGCTTTGATGAGTCCTTTGTATAAGGTTGATGTCGATTTACCTTTTGTTTGCGATCCGATTCATCTGAGAATTTGGGCTAAGTTGGCGGCGAGGGTAAATGGATCGATCGCCCTGTATCGTCAATCAATGTTAGAAGGTTTGATGGCAGAAAAGCATCGGGTGAATGTAATTAGCGATGTTTCTCCAACCGATATTGTGAGGGATTTACGCATGGCATTGATCGCCACAAATTCTGCGGATCTCGAAATTAGAAAGAATTTGGTACTGCAAATCGTCAAAGTGCAAAAAGAATTTTACGAACGCAGCCAAAAATCTAAGTCTATCAAAAAACAAATTAAGAGAATTCGCACGCAAGCAGAATTCCAATCTGCCTGTGCGGTTGCCTGCGCTTGCGATATCAGCCATAAAGAATACGATCGCTTGTTAGGGAAGCGATCGCTAACTGATGACGAACAAAATCAAATAGATAAATACATCTTGCGACAGCGTTACGGGGTAGAGGTAACTCCGCAGTTGAAGCTGCGCGATGACAAGGGATATTATTCGCAATTGCTGCTGCATTACTATCTAACTCATGAAAGCGAGTATTTCCGAATTAGAGATTTCCAAGAATGGCATCTGCAACTTTATAGAGGCGAAGGCAAAGTTTTTTTGCCAGATATCAATGTGTATACTTTGAAAGTTGAGGCGCTTTTAGCGTTGGGAGTACAGCAATTTTTAGAACAGGAGCGAGAATTTCGTCAGACAGATGCAGATTTGATTCGTCTGAAAGAAACGGCGTTTCGATACAGCAAGCAAATTAAAAAGACTATTGGTATCAATATTCCGATGGAAACAGAAAGGTATACCGTTACTTCTATAAAACTCGCCAATAAACTTCTTAGTCTGTTGGGATTAAAGCTGGAGTATTTTAAGGTGGACGAGGTACAGGGAAACCAAACTAAGGTTTATAGAATCGCACCAGAAATTCTTGATGATGGACGAGAGGAAATTTTTCAACTTTGGCATAAACGCGATACGTTAATTTTAGAAACTCTCAGCCAGAGACGTTTAGATTTAGAGTCGCGCAGTCACTTCGGAGTTAGTGTTAGGTGA
- a CDS encoding MFS transporter — protein sequence MKVFIIIWFGQLISLIGSGLTSFALGIWVYQRTGSVTDFALISLFTFLPSILLLPIAGTFIDRWNRRIALLVSDCGAGIGTLAVALLLFAGQLQVWQIYIAVATSSLFSAFHWPAYHAAIAQLVPKQHLSRASGMVQFAQATSQLVAPVLAGLLVSKIQIQGVILIDFVTFIFAFVTLLFVRIPKPETIPENEDKKKSLLQETLYGWTYISTRPGLFGLMIFYSFSNFTLGIVEVLLTPLVLSFTSSTVLGTILSIGGSGMLLGSVVMSVWSGLKRRIYCILGFTLLQGLLLCIGGLRPSAPLIAAAAFVYLFSLPFILASSQAIWFTKVAPDVQGRVFAVQRTIGLSSLPFAYIIAGPLADRIFEPLLAVNGPLAPSIGLTIGVGQGRGIGLVFIVMGILNMLAVAIAYLYPPLRLVENELPDAITQIVNIANEHEK from the coding sequence ATGAAGGTTTTTATTATCATTTGGTTTGGGCAACTTATCTCGCTAATCGGTTCCGGTCTGACGAGTTTTGCACTGGGTATTTGGGTATATCAGCGCACTGGTTCAGTCACGGATTTTGCCCTCATTTCTCTGTTCACTTTTCTACCTAGCATCTTGCTATTACCGATCGCAGGCACTTTTATAGACCGCTGGAATCGGCGAATAGCTTTATTAGTAAGCGATTGCGGCGCAGGTATCGGCACTCTGGCTGTTGCTTTGCTACTGTTTGCAGGTCAATTGCAAGTTTGGCAAATCTACATCGCTGTGGCAACTAGCTCTCTTTTTAGCGCTTTTCACTGGCCAGCTTATCATGCTGCGATCGCACAACTCGTTCCCAAACAACATCTCAGTCGCGCTAGCGGTATGGTACAATTTGCACAAGCAACTTCGCAACTTGTCGCACCAGTACTCGCAGGTTTATTAGTTAGCAAAATTCAGATTCAAGGCGTCATCCTAATTGATTTTGTCACTTTTATTTTTGCCTTCGTAACGCTGCTGTTCGTCCGCATTCCCAAACCGGAGACTATCCCCGAAAACGAAGATAAAAAGAAATCTTTACTGCAAGAAACATTATACGGCTGGACTTATATTTCCACACGCCCCGGACTGTTCGGACTGATGATATTTTACAGTTTCAGTAACTTTACTTTAGGCATTGTCGAAGTTTTGTTGACGCCATTAGTTTTGAGCTTCACCTCTAGTACCGTCCTTGGCACTATCTTATCTATTGGCGGTAGCGGAATGCTTTTGGGTAGCGTTGTCATGAGTGTATGGTCGGGGTTAAAACGCCGTATTTACTGTATACTTGGCTTCACTCTGTTGCAAGGTTTATTATTATGTATAGGGGGATTACGACCTAGCGCCCCACTCATTGCTGCCGCCGCTTTTGTTTATTTATTCAGCTTGCCGTTTATCTTGGCTTCCAGTCAAGCTATTTGGTTTACCAAAGTCGCGCCGGATGTGCAAGGACGGGTGTTTGCCGTACAGCGCACGATCGGCTTATCATCGTTGCCATTTGCTTATATAATTGCAGGGCCGTTAGCCGATCGCATTTTCGAGCCACTGCTTGCCGTTAATGGCCCACTAGCTCCAAGTATCGGACTGACGATCGGCGTAGGACAAGGGCGCGGCATTGGGTTAGTATTTATTGTTATGGGAATTCTTAATATGTTAGCAGTTGCGATCGCCTACCTCTATCCACCCCTACGCTTAGTAGAAAATGAACTACCCGATGCCATTACACAGATTGTAAATATCGCAAACGAACATGAAAAATAA
- the asnB gene encoding asparagine synthase (glutamine-hydrolyzing), with the protein MCGIVGIFSKEKPISAEALAKATQQLKYRGPDKQNHWIASHQRVGLGHARLSIIDLATGDQPIANEDEQLHLIANGEFYDFERIQSDLKQRGHRLRTHSDSEIALHLYEEFGTECLQHLRGEFAFILWDESKQLLFAARDRFGIKPLFYTIVNDTLYLASEAKALFAAGVTARWDEESFFQQLFLYLNQDRTLFAGVYQVPPGHYLLATHQGIQIVRYWDLDYPTLDAPPPPRNDREYIEQVRYKLEEAVKLRLRADVPVGSFLSGGLDSSAVLGIAAKYSSEPIRAFTIAFEGVGYDEGEIARETAAKVGADFQQIPVNSSDFADNIADAIWHAEILDTNCRGVARYLQSRVVHELGYKVVLSGDGSDEIFAGYGNIRQDLRGNSASGHSTPASLAGVQETLGFVPSWLKNVAVDRAFFHVLLAPDYAAKFADRDVYRIFLNQFDLQGQLLGRDRILQSLYLWSKSILPNYSLFAERLEMANSVELRLPFLDHHLFELVRQIPVSLLTSGTREKYVLREASRPFLTDTVYTRPKHPFTAPPATLTNNRLYALMQDSLRSSVMASVPFFDRSTVIALLDELPNMAERKRIALESTLMILLCTFFLQKRYNLS; encoded by the coding sequence ATGTGCGGTATTGTAGGAATTTTCTCGAAAGAAAAACCGATTTCGGCAGAAGCGTTAGCAAAAGCAACGCAGCAGTTGAAATATCGTGGCCCAGACAAACAAAATCACTGGATTGCTTCCCATCAACGGGTGGGATTGGGTCACGCTAGATTGAGCATTATCGACCTAGCAACGGGAGATCAGCCGATCGCAAATGAAGACGAACAGCTGCACCTGATTGCCAACGGCGAGTTTTACGATTTTGAACGAATTCAGAGCGATTTGAAACAAAGAGGACACCGACTTCGCACCCATTCCGACAGCGAAATAGCACTTCACCTGTATGAGGAATTTGGCACCGAATGTTTGCAGCATTTGCGCGGTGAATTCGCATTTATCTTGTGGGACGAATCCAAACAACTCCTGTTTGCTGCACGCGATCGCTTCGGCATCAAACCGCTTTTTTACACAATAGTTAACGACACACTTTATCTAGCATCAGAAGCCAAAGCCTTATTTGCCGCAGGCGTGACGGCTCGTTGGGATGAAGAGTCATTTTTCCAACAACTATTTCTTTACTTAAACCAAGACCGCACATTATTTGCAGGCGTTTATCAAGTACCGCCCGGTCATTACCTTCTAGCAACTCATCAAGGCATACAAATTGTTCGCTATTGGGATCTCGATTACCCCACACTTGATGCGCCTCCTCCACCTAGAAACGATCGCGAATATATCGAACAAGTTCGTTACAAATTGGAGGAAGCTGTTAAACTCAGACTGCGGGCAGATGTGCCAGTTGGCAGTTTCCTCAGCGGCGGTCTCGATTCTTCTGCTGTACTCGGTATCGCTGCAAAATATAGTAGCGAACCCATAAGAGCTTTCACGATCGCTTTCGAGGGAGTCGGTTACGATGAAGGGGAAATCGCTCGCGAAACAGCAGCAAAAGTGGGAGCCGACTTTCAGCAGATTCCCGTCAACTCTTCCGATTTTGCTGACAATATTGCCGATGCAATTTGGCACGCTGAAATTCTCGATACTAACTGTCGTGGTGTCGCCAGATATTTACAAAGTCGCGTAGTACACGAGCTAGGTTACAAGGTTGTACTATCGGGCGATGGTTCTGATGAAATATTTGCCGGATACGGTAATATCAGACAAGATTTGCGAGGAAATTCCGCATCTGGTCACAGTACGCCAGCATCTTTAGCTGGGGTACAGGAAACTTTGGGCTTTGTGCCATCTTGGTTGAAAAACGTAGCAGTAGATAGAGCTTTTTTCCATGTTCTCTTAGCACCAGATTATGCTGCCAAATTTGCCGATCGCGATGTCTACCGCATCTTTTTGAACCAATTCGATCTCCAAGGACAGCTATTAGGGCGCGATCGGATTTTACAATCGCTATATTTATGGTCGAAATCAATCTTGCCTAATTATTCTTTGTTTGCCGAACGTCTGGAAATGGCAAATTCCGTCGAACTCCGGTTGCCATTTTTAGATCACCATCTTTTTGAGTTAGTGCGCCAAATTCCCGTTTCGCTGCTGACATCTGGAACGCGGGAAAAATATGTATTGCGAGAAGCATCCCGACCTTTTTTAACCGACACAGTTTACACCCGTCCCAAACATCCTTTCACCGCTCCACCTGCTACTTTAACAAACAATCGTTTGTACGCATTGATGCAAGATTCTTTACGCAGTTCTGTGATGGCATCGGTGCCGTTTTTCGATCGATCGACTGTGATTGCCTTGCTGGATGAACTTCCCAACATGGCTGAGCGCAAACGCATCGCGTTAGAATCAACGCTGATGATACTATTGTGTACGTTCTTTCTCCAAAAACGATACAATTTATCGTGA